The genomic interval aaagaccgattagatcacacagattgggcttCCTCCCGGTACCATCGGCGGGtgaatgtcggctggcgactccctgggggagggccttctctgttgctgccccggacccgaatgatctccccgtagagatccggaccctcactactcttccggccttccgtaaagccactaagacctggctgttgcggcagacctggggctgttgatcagcatccagccccatcttaagtgtatgtatgttgtgtattttttaaatgattatatttctatttttaatttttaattcccttgtttgtctgtaagccgcccagagtcccctgggagtgggcggcatacaaataccaataaactggAATCTGGAAACTGGCTCCGTCCCATGTCTTAAATCAAGAGAAACAAAAAATGTACGTGCCAGTCCCAAACTGGTATCCAGTTCtagaatgattttttaaaaattaggtcTGCATATTCTCTTGAAATTTGTCCTTTATATCTGAAAGAGTTTCTCATTTTGGATATCCCAAGTCTTGACTttgtccttctctctctctctctctctttctctcttattttctttttcaggcAATGCATTTGTGGTTAGCTTGGCCCTGGCGGACTTAGTGGTGGCCTTGTACCCTTATCCTTTAGTCCTCGTTGCCCTTTTTCACAACGGCTGGTCCTTGGGAGAAACACACTGCAAAGCCAGCGGCTTTGTGATGGGATTGAGCGTGATAGGTTCCATCTTCAACATCACCGCCATTGCGATCAACAGATACTGCTACATTTGCCACAATTTTGTGTACAATAAAGTCTACAGTTGGTGGAACACGATACTCTATGTCTGTCTTGTCTGGGTTCTCACCGTGGTTGCAACCATGCCGAACTTTTTCGTTGGCTCCCTCAAGTACGATCAAAGGATCTATTCGTGCACCTTCACCCAAACGACCAGCTCCTCTTACACCATTGCCGTTGTCGTCATCCACTTCATCCTTCCAATCACCATTGTGAGCTTCTGCTACTTGAGGATCTGGATTCTGGTGATACGTGTGAGGAGGAAAGTCCAATCAGAACTGAAACTGAAGATAAAACCAAGCGACTTCCGAAACTTTCTCACCATGTTTGTTGTCTTTGTGATCTTCGCCTTTTGCTGGGCGCCGTTGAACTTCATAGGTCTGGCTGTGGCCATTAACCCTTCAGAAGTAGCACCCAAAATCCCCGAGTGGTTGTTCGTGGTGAGCTACTTCATGGCCTACTTCAACAGTTGCCTTAATGCAATAATCTACGGGCTTCTGAACCAAAATTTTCGGAAGGAATATAAACGAATTCTAATGTCCCTGTGGCTTCCCTCGTTGTTTCATCAGAACACTTCCAAAGCGGGAGACAGAAATATAGAAGAGCAAACTTTCTCCTGCTTTAAATAACAATGACCAAATTCATCCCAGTACGTTGTAAATAGAGGAATGTGAATTGTAAATGTCTCCCATCGCATGGAATCAAACTGAGTTCTTTGTACGTTTGTATGACTAAATCTTATTCTGCCACTCTATCGTGACCACATGGAACTCAGCTCTCAACAAttctgtttacatttttattcactaggaacaattttaaaaatggctttggAATTTGGAAAGTCAactcaaagttttgtttgtttgcttgctttaagTTCAAAAACCTAGGTGGGGCTTCAACGTATGGACAGAAACAATTGTGAGCTTTGTTGAGTTTGTCCAAAATATGACTCTTAAAAAACGGAATCTGTCTCTAAGGAAAGAGGAACAAATGtaatttaatgaccattttttAATGGTAATTTGATGATTATTTAAACTTCTTTCAGCTGAATGCTGGTTCAGTCTAATATAGTACTAAAAGAGCAAAATGGGAATAGCAATGTCTATTTCTCAAAGTTGACTTAattgttgtttattatttatttattaaatgtatgttCCCTCCATCTCATTGTCAAAtcactctgggtggcttacccAGAGTGCATAAAAAATGACGTATAAACATTAAggcattaccgtatttttcggagtatttttccctcaaaaaagagggtgaaaatctgggtgcatcttatacactgaatacagcatttttggcctcctgaaaccaggccccctttgcaaaaatggccattcatagcctttaggaggcttcaagagtgctccgggggggggcagaaatgagtgaaaaacaggccattttttgcttgtttttgcccctcccagcccccaagagcactctataagcctcctaaaggctatgcatgcccttttttgacaaaaaaactgtGTCCCAGGCAAGTCCAAAGGGGCTGATTTTGAGCCTCCTGTTgcgttagttgcaaagtcgtgtccgac from Thamnophis elegans isolate rThaEle1 chromosome 6, rThaEle1.pri, whole genome shotgun sequence carries:
- the MTNR1B gene encoding melatonin receptor type 1B → MLENGSLKNCSGLTGRGPFAFPWPQEDASAAEAAADPRPRWVVTVLSSVLIFTTVVDVVGSLLVVASVFKNRKLRNAGNAFVVSLALADLVVALYPYPLVLVALFHNGWSLGETHCKASGFVMGLSVIGSIFNITAIAINRYCYICHNFVYNKVYSWWNTILYVCLVWVLTVVATMPNFFVGSLKYDQRIYSCTFTQTTSSSYTIAVVVIHFILPITIVSFCYLRIWILVIRVRRKVQSELKLKIKPSDFRNFLTMFVVFVIFAFCWAPLNFIGLAVAINPSEVAPKIPEWLFVVSYFMAYFNSCLNAIIYGLLNQNFRKEYKRILMSLWLPSLFHQNTSKAGDRNIEEQTFSCFK